The following are encoded together in the Trachemys scripta elegans isolate TJP31775 chromosome 7, CAS_Tse_1.0, whole genome shotgun sequence genome:
- the CH25H gene encoding cholesterol 25-hydroxylase, with the protein MNCSVHHRVLLSYGMEKRLDPGTLQLLWDFVKAKEQLLKSPYFPVLFSFTAYLTFCLPYIALDFLSTKVPAVRKYKIQPLSYPTLGMMVPCMVQCVYHHAVFIFPVTVAHWYWRPVDLPVMAPDLPRVLLDVTVCLLLFDFQYFLWHLLHHKVPWLYKTFHKVHHKHVSTFALTTQYSSVWELLSLGFFAAINPVLLKCHPLTEMIFFLVNIWLSVEDHSGYELPWSTNRLMPFGLYGGAPHHDLHHLKFKCNYAPYFTHWDRLFGTLAHARSQQ; encoded by the coding sequence ATGAACTGCAGCGTGCACCACAGAGTGCTCCTCAGTTACGGGATGGAGAAGAGGCTAGACCcaggcactctgcagctcctctgGGACTTTGTCAAAGCAAAGGAGCAATTACTCAAGTCCCCTTACTTTCCAGTGCTGTTTTCGTTTACAGCTTACCTGACTTTCTGTCTTCCTTACATTGCACTGGACTTCTTAAGCACTAAAGTACCAGCCGTGAGAAAATACAAAATCCAGCCTCTGAGTTATCCAACTCTGGGAATGATGGTACCGTGTATGGTTCAGTGTGTCTATCATCACGCTGTCTTTATCTTCCCAGTGACAGTTGCTCATTGGTACTGGAGACCAGTGGATTTACCAGTAATGGCTCCAGACCTGCCGAGGGTCCTGCTGGATGTAACGGTTTGCCTGCTTCTCTTTGACTTCCAGTATTTTCTGTGGCATTTGCTTCATCATAAGGTGCCTTGGCTCTACAAGACTTTTCACAAGGTTCATCATAAGCATGTATCTACATTTGCTCTTACCACACAGTACTCAAGTGTTTGGGAGTTACTTTCACTGGGATTTTTTGctgccataaatccagtgttgcTGAAGTGCCATCCTTTGACAGAAATGATTTTCTTCCTTGTTAATATCTGGCTGTCAGTGGAGGATCATTCAGGCTATGAACTGCCATGGTCAACAAACAGACTGATGCCATTTGGCTTGTATGGAGGAGCTCCGCATCATGATCTCCATCACCTGAAGTTCAAATGTAACTATGCTCCTTACTTCACCCACTGGGACAGACTATTTGGAACACTTGCTCACGCACGTTCACAACAATAA